The Novosphingobium sp. Gsoil 351 genome contains the following window.
CGTACTAACGTGACCAGCAGTTGGACGACGCGGTGCTTTTGCGTTCGTGTCTTGCCAATCCCCGAAGGACCGGTCGTTCACGGCCCATTCGGCGATCCGGCCATTTCCAGGTACAATGAAAATCGGGCTTACCCTGGAGGGGCCATCGGAATTCTGAGGTGAGACCGGTCCTGACTCGATCGAGGCAAGCCTTATCATTGCAGTGAAGAGCGGAGGTGGCGTTGGTCCAGGCGCACTGCACGGAGCTGCCGAATGCCTCAGATCACTGAACTCGACACGCTCGAGACGCGTGCCCGCCGAGCCGGCGCCGCTGAGTGAGGCCGATCTCGCCCGGCTCGACGTGCTCGATGCCTGCTACGACGAGCACGCCGCCATCCTCGAAGACGAGGACAGCACCGACGAGGCGGTTCAGGGCGCCGAGGAATCGATCGAGCGGATCGAAGCCGAGATCCAGGACATCCGCAACCGCCCGCCTGTGCTCGCCCCCGAGCTGATGGGCGAGGCGGGTATGATCCTCACTCTCGGCCGCGACGGCACGCCGGTACTGCAGCCGACCTACTACGCCGAGCGTCAGCCCGGCGCGGACGATCGTCGCGACGACACAATCGAGGTCGTCAGCGGCGAAGGCGCAGACGGCTCACGCCGCTCGACGCTGTCGAAGCGGCTCGTCGATGAACTGGCGATGCAGCGCCGCGACGTTCTCGCGCTCCATGTCATGTCCGACCCCGGGTTCGCGCTCGGCCTGCTGGTGTTCTCGCTCGCCGACGCCGAAACGATAGACTGGCGCTCGAAGACCGCGACTACGCTACGCGGTGGGGTGCCATCGTCGCGTTCGCCACGCTAGAGGCTGAGGATCGCGAGATTTCGGCAGTCCAAATTTGACCTTTCATTTGGACGAAATTGGAATATATCATCCATCTGAAAGGATCGATCATGGCCACCCGCGCTGCTCAAAATCCCGAGAGAGCCGATGTACTAGGCAACGCGATCATTCGCATCGCCGGACTGTGGGAGCTGAGCAACGCCAAGCTCGGCTCGATCCTCGGCCTTTCGAGCGCGACCGCCTCACGGCTCCGCCATGGGCAGGCGCGACTCGATCCCACGTCGAAGTCGTTTGAGGCCGGGCAGTTCCTGCTGCGGCTGTTCCGCGGGCTCGATGCGCTGATGGGCAGCGACGATGACGCCGCTCGCCGCTGGCTTGCTGCCGACAACCTCGATCTCGGTGGCCGGCCGTTCGACCGGCTCGACACGATGCGGGGGCTGATCGAGGTCTGCGACTATGTGGACTTCCACCGCGCTCGCGTCTGAGCTTCGCGGCTATTCGGGAACGGTGTGGCGGGTGGTCGAGGCCCAGCACCGAATCTCGACCGCGCGGCTCGCGGCCAATCCTGCCGAGCAGGCTCTGCTCGAGGACCTCGCAGAGGCGGTCAAGCCGCAGTTGCCCGTCAGTGCTCGCGGGCTCGACTATCTGCTCGCCTCGCCGTTTCGATACGGTCACGGCCAAGCCAGCCGCTTTCGCCGCGCTCACGAGCGTCCCGGCATTTTCTATGCGAGCGAGACCGAAGCGACCGCGATCGCCGAGACCACCTACTGGCGACTGCGCTTCTTCATGCGCTCGCCAGGGTTCATGCCGCCGGCCACGACCACCGAGCATTCGAGCTTCTCGGTCAAGGTCACCAGCGACCACGCGCTCGACCTGACGCTCGCGCCGTTCGCGGTCGACGAGGCCCGGTGGACCGATCCCGTTGACTATTCGGCGTGCCAGGCGCTTGCGCACGCGGCACGCGAAGCGGGAACGCAGCTCATCCGAACGATTTCGGCGCGCGATCCTGGGCGCCGCTGCAACCTGGTCGTGCTCGATCCGATAGCCTTTGCCGAGCGTCGACCGCGATCGGGACGGACCTGGCATCTGCGCTTCGAAGCCGGACAGTTGGTCGCTTTCGCGGCGTTTCCTTCGCGCGATCGGTTCGCATTCACCGCCGGGCACTTCGAGCTCTGAGGCCGTGACCGCTTGCCCACGGCTCGGGCACACGGTCCTTTCCTGACGACACCACATCACCGGCGTCGCGCATGCCGGGCGAGAGAGGCCCTGGGCCAGCCGACGGCGCCCGCAACCCGGCTTCGCCCGGCCCGTGTTGGCGCGCTTACAGCGCGCCTGCCTGTGTCGCGTGGTTCGCGCTTCAGCCGGTGGGTCTGCGCACGGGGACCCAAACACCCGATCTCCATCTCACCGACAATCAGGGTTCGCCCGAAGAACTCGCGAGCCTGCCACGCAGCTACGGTGACGGCAAAGCGCCGGCGCCGGATCTCGGGCCGCCATTGCCCGGCGATCTTGGCCGGCCGATCCTCGATCACCGGCGCGCTATGGCGACCGAAGACGACCCGCCACCTCAAGGCGCAGTTGCATCCGACGCAGCGGCGCAGGCCGCTCTTGCCGAGCGTCAGCGTCAATGGGCGCAGGTGCAGCAAGCGGGCAGCGCGCCGGTGCTCATGCAGGTCTCGCGCGATGCTGCGCGTGGGTCCGGGGATACGGCGCGGGTCGGCCTCGATGGCGAGAGATCTGCATATCTCACCAACCAGGATTTTGAGGGCAAGTCAGCCGGCGTGCACGACGGAAACCTTGGTGCCATGCTCCGAGCTCTCTGTCTGCACTTTGGCGTTGAGCTGCCTTGCCAGAGCCTCGACGATCCCGGTGCCCAACCCAGGCTTGGCATCAGCCTCAGCACCCATGCCGCTGCCGTTGTCATCGACCGATAGCGTCCAGGCGCCGTCGCTCCGCAAGTAATCCACTTCGATGCGCCCCTGCTGAAGAGGGCCGGGAAAAGCGTGTTTCAGCGCGTTGATAACAAGTTCGGTGACAATCAGTCCCAGGCTCACCGCCACGTTGGCAGGTGCAGCCACATCTTCGATCGACGAGCCGATGATGATCCGGTCAGGATCGTCGATCATCGACGCTCCAATGCTCGCGCACAGGTCTCGCATGTATTTCCTGAGCTCGACATCGTCCGAACTCGTCACGGCGAGCTGCGACTGCAGGGTCGCGATCGACATCACCCTGTTGTGTGCATTATGCAGGTGCGAGCGGGTTTCCTCCGACTGCACACGCCGTGCGCTCTGCATGAGAACGCTCGCAATGATCTGCAAGCTGTTGGCGACGCGGTGCTGGAGCTCGCGCAGCAGGATTTCATTGCGCAGGACAAGCTCGTCCTTGAGCTTCTCGGCGAGGCGCGCCGAGGTGACGTCAGTCACAGCAAGAACAATGCGGCGTGGTTCGCCCTCGCCATAGTCGAGCCTGTGGGCGTTAAGAACAAGACAGGCGGTATCGTGGCCCGACCGGTCGAGCCGCATCTCGTAGGCGTCGATCGCCACAGCGCCCTCGAAGGTGGCGCGCAGGAGCGAGTTGAGCTGGGGCACATTCCACTCGCCATTGCCGAGATTCACTAGCTGCGTTCCGTTGATCGAGCGGGGATCGAGCCCGAACGCGCTGCAGAATGAGGCGCTGGCACCGATTACGGTCAGATCGTCTGCAAGCAGCACGAGCGGCGCCTTGGACGATGCCAGCAGTGCGAGCGACAGCCGCGTGGCAGCGTCAGATAGCGGCGCAGAGGGTGCAGTCATGGCCTGGGCCTTGGAGAACCGGGTCTCTCACGGCGAGAGGTTGACCGACAGCGACATCAGATTGGCGGGCGTCGAAAATAAGGTGCCATTTCGACCATAGACCTCCTCCGGCAAAAACCTGCGACAATTCGCAGATTTAGTTTCCTACTGCCGCTTCAGCGCGCCCAAGCGCTACATGCGCTATCGCGATAAGATCGCTCGGGTCGAAGGGCTTGAGCAACAGCAGATGATCCGGCATCCGTTCGACAAGCTTCTGTGGGCTTCCTGTCACGAAGACGACTGGAACCGGCGGACCATCGCAGATCGCGTCCACCGCATCGATCCCGCTGCCCGGGTTCAGTTCGACGTCGGCCGTGATCAAGTCTGGGCACCGGCGCTGGGCTAACCGGATCGCGTCTTCAGTGGAAATGGCGAAGTCGAAGGAGGTAAAACCGCATTGGCGGAGCGAATCTTCGATCAACATGGCGATCAAAGCTTCATCCTCAATTATCAAGGCGTGGATCGTGCTTCTCCTGGATGGAGCACGATGAGAAACTTCGGATCGAAGCAACGAAGCGTGATCTGGACATCCCTCTAACGGACCGGGGGGATGTTGGTTGCGCTCGACAATAATAAATGGACGTAGCGCCTTGGCCCGATAGCTGAACGTCCGCTTGCCAGCTCCCTTCCGCCCATACAAATATCTGGGCTGCGGCGAGAAAGAGCCGTGCGTGGACCTCCAGTAATCGCGGCGCGCGCCTGAGTCGCCAACCTCCCGGTCATTCTGCGCCGATCGGAGGAATCTGCTTACAATCGCTGCGATACGTGGCTGTTTGAATGCTGCGCTCACCCCAAGCGCCGACGTGTCAGGGCGCGATCCGCGGCTCTGACTCACACCGCGGTTGACGCGGCCTGCCAATCGGCAGATAGCGCGTTGGCACTCTCCCCATGAGAGTGCCAATATCAGGACGGCAGCACTGGCGCCGCCTGAGACTGCGACAACGATGGTCGCACCCCAGTGGACAGGATACCGCTCCTATGAACTTTCGCCCCCTTCATGATCGCGTGCTGGTTCGCCGGGTCGAGGCCGAGGCCAAGACAGCTGGCGGGATCATCATTCCCGATACCGCGCAGGAAAAGCCGCAGGAAGGCGAAGTTGTCTCGGCCGGCAGCGGGACGCGTGCCGAAGACGGCGCGATCACTCCGCTCGACGTCAAGGCTGGCGACAAGATCCTGTTCGGCAAGTGGTCGGGCACCGAAGTGAAGGTCGACGGCGAGGACCTGATCATCATGAAGGAATCCGACATCCTCGGCGTCGTCGAGTGATCTGAGCAGACTGCGCAGGGGACAGGCGCCTGCCCGCAATCTGATTGACAACTTACCTCAAATTCGAAGGCATCATCATGGCAGCCAAAGACGTCCGATTTTCCGCCGAAGCGCGCGAAGGCATTGCCCGCGGCGTCGACATTCTCGCCAATGCGGTCCGGGTTACGCTGGGGCCCAAAGGCCGCAACGTGCTCCTCGACAAGAGCTACGGCTCACCGCGGATCACCAAGGACGGGGTAACCGTCGCCAAGGAAATCGAACTCAGCGACAAGTTCGAGAACATGGGCGCGCAGCTGATGCGCTCGGTTGCCTCCAAAACCCACGATCATGCGGGCGACGGCACGACCACCGCAACCGTGCTCGGCCAGGCCATCGTGCGCGAAGGATTGAGGTCGGTCGCAGCGGGCATGAACCCGATGGATCTCAAGCGCGGCATCGATCTTGCCGTCACCAAGGTGGTCGAAGACCTCAAGGCGCGCTCCAAGCCGGTCTCGAACAACACCGAGATTGCCCAGGTGGGGATCGTCTCTGCCAACGGCGACGAGATCGTGGGGCAAAAGATTGCCGAGGCGATGGAGAAGGTCGGCAAGGAAGGCGTGATCACTGTCGAAGAGGCCAAAGGCATGGAGTTCGAGCTCGAGACCGTTGACGGCATGCAGTTCGACCGGGGCTATCTTTCGCCCTACTTCATCACCGATCCGCAGCGGATGGAGGTCGAACTCGAGGACCCGTACATCCTGATCCATGAGAAGAAGCTCTCCGGGCTCAAGGACATGCTGCCCATCCTCGAGGCGATTGCCCAGTCGGGCCGGCCGCTGCTGATTATCGCCGAAGACATCGAAGGCGAGGCTCTGGCCACGCTGGTCGTCAACAAGCTGCGCGGCGGGCTCAAGGTCGCGGCAGTCAAGGCACCCGGGTTCGGTGATCGCCGCAAGGCGATGCTCGAAGATATCGCCATCCTGACCGCGGGCGAGACCGTCTCTGAGGAACTGGGGATCAAGCTCGAGAACGTCACGCTCGAGATGCTGGGCACAGCCAAGCGGGTCACCATCGACAAGGACAACACCACCATCGTCGATGGCGCCGGAGGGGCCGACGCCATCAAGGGCCGGGTCGAGGCCATCCGTCAGCAGATCGAGAATACGACTTCGGACTACGACAAGGAAAAGCTGCAGGAACGGCTGGCCAAGCTGGCCGGCGGCGTTGCCATCATCAAGGTTGGTGGGGCATCCGAGACCGAGGTCAAGGAACGCAAGGACCGCGTCGATGACGCGCTTCATGCGACTCGCGCGGCGGTCGAGGAAGGGATCGTTCCGGGCGGCGGCACCGCGCTGCTTTACGCCAGCCAGGCGCTCAACAACCTGACCGGTGCCAACGACGATCAGACCCGCGGCATCGACATCGTGCGCCGGGCGCTGCAGGCGCCGCTTCGTCAGATCGCCCAGAATGCCGGGCACGACGGGGCGGTGGTCGTTGGCAATCTGCTGCGCGAAGGAGATCAGACGATGGGGTTCAACGCCCAGACCGACACCTACGAGAACCTCATCGTGTCCGGCGTGATCGATCCGACCAAAGTGGTGCGCTCGGCGCTCCAGGATGCCGCGTCAGTCGCGGGCCTGCTCATCACCACCGAAGCCGCGATTTCCGACATCGTCGAGGATAACCCCGGCATACCAGCGATGCCAGGCGGCGGCATGGGGGGGATGGGCTTCTAAGCCAACTCGTTCTCGGCATCCCTCCGGGCCTAATGGTCAGCCAAAGTTGGCGGTAAGTGCGGTTCAGAAATGATGCCGCGATTGCCGTGACGCGAAACTAGAAAACCAGGCAATATGGTTCCATTCCGTGCTTTGCGCTGCGGGGGCGGTGACGTCCAACCGAACACTTTTCCTGCGCGTGCGACGGGTCAAACGGGATCGATCTAATGAGCGTGGCATTCCGGCGTGACAGTGACGAGGAACATCTCGAGCCAAAGTTCGAGCTGCCGATCCCGGCTGGCCCTAATCTGGTGACAAAACGCGGCCTGGAACTCATCGCCAGTCGGGTAGCGGAACTGGAATCCGAGATTGACCATGCTGAAGAGGACGCTCTTCCGGCGCTCAAGCGGGACCTGCGCTATTGGCAGACCCGCCAGATCACGGCGGAAGTGATGCCCCCGCCGGCTTCGGACAACGTGGAATTCGGGTCGAAGGTCACCATCTCGCTGAATGGCACACCCAAGACATTTCAGATCGTGGGCAGCGACGAGGCCGAACCCGCGGCTGGCCTCGTCTCGTTCACCGCGCCGCTCTCCCGCGCGGTCGTCGGAGCAGCGGTTGGCGAGGTGCTCCCGTTTGGCGCTGTTGCCGACGCAATCAGAATCCTCGAGATCAGCTCGCCATGACCTTCCCCCAAAGCAAATCACGCTGGCTGGGCAGCGCGACACTTGGCAGGGCCTGAGGCATGAGCCGTAAGAATTCGAAACGTGACCCATATGAGAACGTTGATCGCGTCGCGGAGCCTTCAGCGGCGATAGAACCTTGCTGGCTGTGTCGCCGGCCCCTTGGCAAGACCACCGTCTGGCATCATCCGGTACCGAAAAGCCGGGGTGGCCGCGATGTCGTTCCCATGCATCCGATTTGCCAACAGGCGCTGGTCGCCAATTTCACCAATTCTGAACTGCAGCGCCATGCGATGGATGTGGAGGCCCTTCTGGCCAATCCAAACGTGCGCAAATTTGTCGATTGGGTCGCCAAGAAGGACCCAGACTTCACTGCCACCACCTCAAAAAAGCAGCGCTGATCGGCTGAATAGTGGCGATTGCCGACACTCTGCCCTCAGGCGGCTACTCTCTGAAAACGGACGTCCAGGTATCGTCTGTCTAATCGCAAAGATGTCCCGGCTGGGCACGGTTAGCGCTTGGTTGCCCACCCTGAGCCCATGACCGCGTGCCCCTCGGCCAGGGCCACCCATTGCCGCTTTTAGCGAACCGCCACACCGGCATTATATTTGGAACTGCCCGTCGCGGGGTGCCGCCACCTCAATGGCGCCTTTCGCGACGCTGATTGTTACCGGGGTTCGCGCTGCTATCTCGCCGTCGATCGAAATATCGAGCCGGGGCTGGGTGCCAAGCCGCATTTTGCGCCCCCGAAACTCACGTGTCGTGCCGTGCCTTCCGCGCAGCTTTGTCACCGTCGCGAACCAGCTCCAACCCAGACCCCATACGCTTTTCCCGGTGACGGCCTGAATGACAATCACTCCGCTATCAATTTCCTGACTCTCGACCATTTCGACTCCGCCGTGATGCGTGCCGTTGGCGATCCGAACCTCGGTCGCCCAGACTTTCTTGTGTCGCCCATCGTCGTACTCGACGGTCACTCGGAACGGCCGGAACTTGAACGCGCAGCGCGCCGCCCAGAGCAAATAACCGACCATACCCAGGTAGCGCTTCAACTTAGGAGGCACCGTCTCGGCGATCATCGGCGACAGGCCTATCGCCGCGGCATTGACGAAGAAATGTCCGTCGATGCAGCCAAGATCGATCCGCTTGCGCTCTCCATTGGCAATGACCGCGACCGCGCTGTCGATGTCCTTGGGAATTCCAAGCGTGCCCGCAAAGCTGTTGGCGGTGCCAAGCGGTACGATCGCGAACACGGTGTCTTTGCCCATGAAGGAACTGACGTTGGTCGACAGCGATCCGTCACCGCCACCCACGATCACCATCGGCGCCTGCGCGATTGCATCGCAAATGGTCGGCTCCATCTGGTCCGGATCGGTGATGGCGTGCGCGGCAAGGAGTTCGACTCCCGCGGCAGCCAGCTTGTCACGCACTTCGTCAAACGCTTCGGCACCACTGCGGCTCATGGAGTTGACGACGAGGATGGCTTGTTTGGGGAGGGGTGTCATCTCAGCCGTGCGTGGCACGCCCTCTATGCCCGCGCCAGTCCCGTGTGAGCTAGGAGCAGTCGTTCCGCGTCCAAGACGAAGACTTGCGTCAGTGGCTGGATTCCAGATCCACTTCAGCGTTGACGGAGAGACCGGGCCGCAGGTTTCGGAGTTCCGGCTGATTGGCATCCAGGCGTATGCGAACGGCCACGCGCTGGACAATCTTGGTGAAATTGCCTGACCCAGGCTCGAAGGGAAGGAGGGTGAACTCGCTGCCCGACCCAGGAGCGAAGCTGTCGATCCTGCCAGTCAGCCGAGACCCGCCGAGCGCATCGACCTTGACCGACACCCGCTGCCCGGGCCGCATTTCGCGCGTTTGCGTCTCTTTGAAGTTGGCGACGACGTACAGCGACGTCAGCGGTACGATGGTCAGGAGCTGGGTGCCGGGCTGCACGTAATCCCCAGTCCGCACCCGGCGGTTGCCGATGATGCCCTCAATCGGCGCGACGATCGTGGCATAGTCTCGCTCCTGCCGGGCCAGCGTCAGCCCCGCGCGGGCTTTCAGCGCGGCCGCCTCGGCCTGGGCGAGATCGGCCTCAAGCTGGGGGCGGCGGGCGCTGACGACCGCGGAACGCGCCGCGGCTACCTGCGTGTCGGCCCGCGTGCGATCGCGCAGCGACGCGGCGCTGACGGCGGCGGCATTCAGCCGCTCGACATCGCGGCGCGTAGCGAAGCCGCGCGAGCCGAGTTCCCGGAACCGCACGCTATCCGCCGAGGCCCGCGCGTATTCCGCATCGGCAGCCGAGATCGCAGTGCTCGCGGCGCGCCGTTCGGCGAGCGCAAGCCCTTCCTGCGGGTCGAGCGCTGCAAGCGCAGCGCGTGCGCTCATCACCTGCGCGTGGGCATCAGCGACCGCCGCTTGCGCCGCGAGCAGGCGGGCGTCGTAATCCTGCGAATCGATCCGCAGTAGTGGATCTCCGGCATGGACCGGCTGATTGTCGCGGACGAGAACCGCGGCAACCTGGCCGCTGATCCGCGGCGCGACCGCCGTCGAATCCGCCTCGAGATAGGCGTTGTCAGTGCTCTCGTGCGTACGCGGGGCGAGCAGCCAGGCCGTGCCGGCGGCTGCGACCGCTAGCGCGACGGCCCCGGCGAGCAGCGGCTTGCGCGAACGCTTCGAAGCGAGCGGCGCCTCGGCGACGACATTCATATCGCCATCTGCCATGATCGCCGAGTGCGCGTTCATGGCGCTATCACCAGCAGGGTCGAGGTCGCCGACGCCAAAAGCCGGCCACTGGCATCGCAAAGCCGTCCTTCGGCAAAGGCCACCCCTGCGGCCGATCGACGTTACTGTCGCTTCCGCCCTCACAGGGCCGGTGCGCTCGTCCATGGCCTTGTGATAGGCGACCTTGAGCTCGAGCGTCGTGAACTTGTGGCCTTCGGGGAGCCGGGTGAGCGTCGCGATGCCGCACGCGGAATCGAGCAGCGTCGCAGCATAGCCGCCATGAACGATACCCATCGGATTATAGGCGTGCCGACCTGGCGTACCGGCGAACACCGCGTGCCCCTCATCCACCTCGACGAGACTGAACTCGAGCGTCTTGCCGATTGGCGGATCGGCATGAGTCGCCAACATCTCTCGTGCGAGCGCCAGGCCCGTCCGGGGCATCGTCTCGGTCTCCACCTCGCTCATGTCCGGTCGAGTTCGAAGCGGGCGATGATCCGGCTTTTGGTGTCTTCGAGAACGGCCAACGATTCAGGCCGATCACCCAGCGCCCGGGCCAGCGACACAGCACCGACTAACTGGGCAAGCAGGGCATTGCCTTCGGACTCAGGCTGATCCACGCCGATACTCGTGAGCAGACCGGCGAGCCGTGACGAAAGGCCGACAACCCCCTTTGCGAATCGGTTCCGCGCGGGACCGGAGGTACGAGCGATGTCGCCCGAGAGCGCGGGCAGCGGGCAGCCGCGGTCACGACCGTCGCGGTGGGCCGTCGACAGGTAAAACTCCAGATAGTCGCGCAACGCGGCGCGCGGATCGTCGCCGCCATCGAGCATGTCCGAGCGCCGCCGGGCGTCGTCGAACATGGTTCCGACTGCCTCGGCAACCAGCGCGTCCTTCGACGCGAAGTGAGCGTAAAACCCGCCGTGGGTCAGCCCGGCGCGGGCCATCAACCCGGCAACGGCCACGCCGTCCGGGCCTTTCGCGCGAATCTCGTTCGCCGCTTCGCGCAAAACCCGCTCGCGGGTCGCCTGCTTGTGGTCGCTATCATATCGCACTTGCCGGGCTCCTTTATATGATACATGTAATATAAAGTTCCAGCAAAGGCAAGCCGCGTGGCGTCGATCCCGTTCAATCCAGCTTCGAGGGCGCAAAGGTCGCCCCCGCTCGACGACCCGGCGACGATGTCGACCGGGCGCAAGTATCTCATCTTCGCGGTGATGGCGTTCGGCCAGTTCATGGCGCTCATCGACATCCAGATCGTCGCCGCTTCGCTCAACGAGGTCCAGGCGGGGCTGTCCGCAGCGCCCGACGAAATCAGTTGGGTCCAGACCGCCTACCTCATGGCCGAACTGGTCATGATCCCGTTTTCCGCCTTCCTCACCCAGGCGCTGTCGACGCGCTGGGTCTTCGCGCTTTCCGCGGGGCTGTTCACGATCTCCAGCGTGTTGTGCGGAATGGCGTGGAATATTGAATCGATGATCGCCTTCCGCGCGCTGCAGGGGTTCGTAGGCGGAGCGATGGTGCCAACGGTGTTCTCGACCGGCTACGTCCTGTTCACCGGCAAGCAGCGCGCGATGATCCCGGCCATTCTGGGTATGGTCTCGGTCCTTGCGCCGACGCTCGGGCCGACAGTCGGCGGCTGGATCACAGACGCGTGGGGCTGGCGGTGGATCTTCTACATTAACGTCGTCCCCGGCGCCCTCGTCTGCATCGCCAGCCTGACGCTGATCCGCGTCGACCGAGCGAACCTGTCGATGTTGCGTCGCCTCGACTGGGTTCACCTGGGATCGATGGCGGCGTTCCTCGCCGGGCTCGAATACGTGCTCGAGGAGGGGCCCAAGAATGGCTGGCTCGACGACAGCGGCATCGCGGTCGCGGTGTGGCTGTCGCTGGTCTCGTTTGTGCTGTTTCTCGAGCGATCGTTTCGCTCATCGGGCCCGATCGTGGTGCTGACCCCGTTTCGCAACGCGACATTTGCTTTTGCCTGCGTGTTCAACCTGGTGATCGGCTTCGGTATCTACGCCGGCACTTACCTGGTGCCGCTCTTCCTCGGCCGCGTCCGCGGCTACAACGCCAGCGAGATCGGCACGACCGTGTTCATCTCTGGCATCGCGCAACTGCTCGGGGTCCCGTTAGCTGCGGCCCTGTCCCAGCGGGTCGATCCGAGATACGTGATCACCGCCGGGTTGACGCTGTTCGCCGTGGGACTGTGGCTCTTCAGCTTCATGACCCCCGAGTGGGGTTTCGCGGCGCTGTTCTGGCCCCAGGTCGTGCGCAGCTTTGCGATCATGCTGTGCATCGTTCCTTCGGTGGGGCTGGCGCTCGGGCATTTTTCCGGTCCGCAACTGCGCTACGCATCGGCACTGTTCAACCTCATGCGCAATCTGGGCGGCGCAATCGGGATCGCGGTGGTCACCACCTGGCTGAATGACTTCAGTCGACTGCACTACCTGCGGTTGGGCGAAGCCATGGGCGCCTCGCCGCGCGAGGCCGAGAGCTTTGTGACCGGGTTGACGCGCTATCTCCACGCCTACACTCCCGACCCGGACCGGGCGCTCCAGATGGCTCAATCCTTCTTCGGCCGACTAGCGGGACGCGAAGCGCTAACCTTGGCCTTTGACGACGTCTTCCGCCTGATGGCGTACTCGTTCCTCGCCGCCCTC
Protein-coding sequences here:
- a CDS encoding efflux RND transporter periplasmic adaptor subunit is translated as MSEVETETMPRTGLALAREMLATHADPPIGKTLEFSLVEVDEGHAVFAGTPGRHAYNPMGIVHGGYAATLLDSACGIATLTRLPEGHKFTTLELKVAYHKAMDERTGPVRAEATVTSIGRRGGLCRRTALRCQWPAFGVGDLDPAGDSAMNAHSAIMADGDMNVVAEAPLASKRSRKPLLAGAVALAVAAAGTAWLLAPRTHESTDNAYLEADSTAVAPRISGQVAAVLVRDNQPVHAGDPLLRIDSQDYDARLLAAQAAVADAHAQVMSARAALAALDPQEGLALAERRAASTAISAADAEYARASADSVRFRELGSRGFATRRDVERLNAAAVSAASLRDRTRADTQVAAARSAVVSARRPQLEADLAQAEAAALKARAGLTLARQERDYATIVAPIEGIIGNRRVRTGDYVQPGTQLLTIVPLTSLYVVANFKETQTREMRPGQRVSVKVDALGGSRLTGRIDSFAPGSGSEFTLLPFEPGSGNFTKIVQRVAVRIRLDANQPELRNLRPGLSVNAEVDLESSH
- a CDS encoding RES family NAD+ phosphorylase; this encodes MWTSTALASELRGYSGTVWRVVEAQHRISTARLAANPAEQALLEDLAEAVKPQLPVSARGLDYLLASPFRYGHGQASRFRRAHERPGIFYASETEATAIAETTYWRLRFFMRSPGFMPPATTTEHSSFSVKVTSDHALDLTLAPFAVDEARWTDPVDYSACQALAHAAREAGTQLIRTISARDPGRRCNLVVLDPIAFAERRPRSGRTWHLRFEAGQLVAFAAFPSRDRFAFTAGHFEL
- a CDS encoding co-chaperone GroES, which translates into the protein MNFRPLHDRVLVRRVEAEAKTAGGIIIPDTAQEKPQEGEVVSAGSGTRAEDGAITPLDVKAGDKILFGKWSGTEVKVDGEDLIIMKESDILGVVE
- the groL gene encoding chaperonin GroEL (60 kDa chaperone family; promotes refolding of misfolded polypeptides especially under stressful conditions; forms two stacked rings of heptamers to form a barrel-shaped 14mer; ends can be capped by GroES; misfolded proteins enter the barrel where they are refolded when GroES binds) — protein: MAAKDVRFSAEAREGIARGVDILANAVRVTLGPKGRNVLLDKSYGSPRITKDGVTVAKEIELSDKFENMGAQLMRSVASKTHDHAGDGTTTATVLGQAIVREGLRSVAAGMNPMDLKRGIDLAVTKVVEDLKARSKPVSNNTEIAQVGIVSANGDEIVGQKIAEAMEKVGKEGVITVEEAKGMEFELETVDGMQFDRGYLSPYFITDPQRMEVELEDPYILIHEKKLSGLKDMLPILEAIAQSGRPLLIIAEDIEGEALATLVVNKLRGGLKVAAVKAPGFGDRRKAMLEDIAILTAGETVSEELGIKLENVTLEMLGTAKRVTIDKDNTTIVDGAGGADAIKGRVEAIRQQIENTTSDYDKEKLQERLAKLAGGVAIIKVGGASETEVKERKDRVDDALHATRAAVEEGIVPGGGTALLYASQALNNLTGANDDQTRGIDIVRRALQAPLRQIAQNAGHDGAVVVGNLLREGDQTMGFNAQTDTYENLIVSGVIDPTKVVRSALQDAASVAGLLITTEAAISDIVEDNPGIPAMPGGGMGGMGF
- a CDS encoding response regulator → MSQSRGSRPDTSALGVSAAFKQPRIAAIVSRFLRSAQNDREVGDSGARRDYWRSTHGSFSPQPRYLYGRKGAGKRTFSYRAKALRPFIIVERNQHPPGPLEGCPDHASLLRSEVSHRAPSRRSTIHALIIEDEALIAMLIEDSLRQCGFTSFDFAISTEDAIRLAQRRCPDLITADVELNPGSGIDAVDAICDGPPVPVVFVTGSPQKLVERMPDHLLLLKPFDPSDLIAIAHVALGRAEAAVGN
- a CDS encoding diacylglycerol kinase family protein — protein: MTPLPKQAILVVNSMSRSGAEAFDEVRDKLAAAGVELLAAHAITDPDQMEPTICDAIAQAPMVIVGGGDGSLSTNVSSFMGKDTVFAIVPLGTANSFAGTLGIPKDIDSAVAVIANGERKRIDLGCIDGHFFVNAAAIGLSPMIAETVPPKLKRYLGMVGYLLWAARCAFKFRPFRVTVEYDDGRHKKVWATEVRIANGTHHGGVEMVESQEIDSGVIVIQAVTGKSVWGLGWSWFATVTKLRGRHGTTREFRGRKMRLGTQPRLDISIDGEIAARTPVTISVAKGAIEVAAPRDGQFQI
- a CDS encoding MbcA/ParS/Xre antitoxin family protein translates to MATRAAQNPERADVLGNAIIRIAGLWELSNAKLGSILGLSSATASRLRHGQARLDPTSKSFEAGQFLLRLFRGLDALMGSDDDAARRWLAADNLDLGGRPFDRLDTMRGLIEVCDYVDFHRARV
- a CDS encoding sensor histidine kinase; the protein is MTAPSAPLSDAATRLSLALLASSKAPLVLLADDLTVIGASASFCSAFGLDPRSINGTQLVNLGNGEWNVPQLNSLLRATFEGAVAIDAYEMRLDRSGHDTACLVLNAHRLDYGEGEPRRIVLAVTDVTSARLAEKLKDELVLRNEILLRELQHRVANSLQIIASVLMQSARRVQSEETRSHLHNAHNRVMSIATLQSQLAVTSSDDVELRKYMRDLCASIGASMIDDPDRIIIGSSIEDVAAPANVAVSLGLIVTELVINALKHAFPGPLQQGRIEVDYLRSDGAWTLSVDDNGSGMGAEADAKPGLGTGIVEALARQLNAKVQTESSEHGTKVSVVHAG
- a CDS encoding GreA/GreB family elongation factor, yielding MSVAFRRDSDEEHLEPKFELPIPAGPNLVTKRGLELIASRVAELESEIDHAEEDALPALKRDLRYWQTRQITAEVMPPPASDNVEFGSKVTISLNGTPKTFQIVGSDEAEPAAGLVSFTAPLSRAVVGAAVGEVLPFGAVADAIRILEISSP